In Desulfallas thermosapovorans DSM 6562, the DNA window TTCTTCTTTGGAGTACCTGCTTTCCATCTTAAAGGATAGAATAGCTTCCTGTATTTTTCTTTTAATAGTCCTTTCCGGGTTCAAAAATGATAATTTAACCAGTTGCTGGGTAATGGTACTAGCACCCTGAAAGTTTCGTTCCGCACCCAACATATGCAACGCGTCATTAATGGCGGCCCGGGCAATGGCCTCGATTCTGATACCGTGGTGTTCATAAAACAAGTGATCTTCGGCGGCTAAAAAAGCTTCCTGAACATGTAGTGGTATTTGACTTAGTGAAACTTGCGTTCGATTTTCTGATCCAATTTGGGTCACCAGTTGTTCATTGCTGTCAAATATTTGGGTGGCATTGGCCGGGATCAAATTTTTTTCATTAAATGCAGGCAAATCTTTAATGCTTACAAATAGCAGTCCGGCCGTGGCTCCTGCCGATACCAGAAAAAAGATAATCAAGATAAATAATATAAACCTGGTAGGATTGAGTTTCCTCTTTTTACGTTTTTTCTTTGCGGACAAACAATGCTCACTCCTTTAAGGAAGTCTTACCTGTGTTTAACAACGCAATTATATCATACTACCAACGAAAGTATTAACACAGAAATTGCCACCTTGTTTTCTATCTTGTAGATTTGATATAATTTAAAAATTGAGGTAACGGAAAGGAGTTATTGTAATCATGCTCAGCGTTGATAAGCAACTGGAAATCATTAAAAGAGGCGTGGTTGAAATTGTACCGGAGGAAGAGCTAATTGCTAAGCTGCACAGGTCGGTAAAAACGGGCATACCTTTACATATTAAATTGGGTCTGGATCCCACGGCCCCGGACATTCATCTCGGTCATACCGTTGTATTGCATAAAGTGCGGCAGTTTCAAGAGTTGGGGCACCGCACCACGATTATTCTCGGCGATTTTACCGCCCGTATTGGTGACCCCACGGGTAGATCCGAAACCAGAAAGCCGCTAACCGAAGAGCAGGTTTTGGTCAACGCTAAAACATATGAAAAACAAATATTCAAAGTGCTTGATCCCGATAAGACTACCATCACATTTAACAGCAAATGGCTTGCTCCTTTGAATTTTGTGCAAGTCATTGAATTAGCGGCTAAGTACACCGTAGCGAGAATGTTGGAGCGGGATGATTTTGAGAAACGGTTCAAAGAGGGGATGCCCATCAGTGTACACGAATTTTTCTATCCTTTAATGCAGGGCTATGACTCAGTTGCTTTGCAGGCAGATGTGGAACTGGGCGGAACCGACCAGAAATTTAACCTGCTTATGGGTAGAACACTGCAGCGTGAATACGGTCAGGAACCCCAGGTGGCGTTGATGATGCCCATTATTGAAGGTACGGACGGTGTGCAGAAAATGAGTAAGAGCCTGGGCAACTACATAGGTATTGACGAATCTCCGGGAGAAATGTACGGTAAGACCATGAGTATTCCCGATGAATTAATGGTGCGTTATTTTGAGCTGGTCACCACGCTGCCCCTTGATGAGGTAAATAAAATATCTACCGGCCTGCAAAGCGGCGAATTGCATCCCCGGGATGTGAAAATGCACTTGGCCCGTGAAATCGTGAGCATTTATCATGGTCAAGAGGCAGCTATGCGTGCTGAAGATGAGTTCAAACGTGTGTTCCAACAGCACGACCTGCCCGAGGAAATTCCAACATTTAATATTACACAGGATATATTGGAAGACGGCCTGGTTTGGCTCCCTAAACTGCTGCACCTGT includes these proteins:
- the tyrS gene encoding tyrosine--tRNA ligase; the protein is MLSVDKQLEIIKRGVVEIVPEEELIAKLHRSVKTGIPLHIKLGLDPTAPDIHLGHTVVLHKVRQFQELGHRTTIILGDFTARIGDPTGRSETRKPLTEEQVLVNAKTYEKQIFKVLDPDKTTITFNSKWLAPLNFVQVIELAAKYTVARMLERDDFEKRFKEGMPISVHEFFYPLMQGYDSVALQADVELGGTDQKFNLLMGRTLQREYGQEPQVALMMPIIEGTDGVQKMSKSLGNYIGIDESPGEMYGKTMSIPDELMVRYFELVTTLPLDEVNKISTGLQSGELHPRDVKMHLAREIVSIYHGQEAAMRAEDEFKRVFQQHDLPEEIPTFNITQDILEDGLVWLPKLLHLSNLCTSTSEARRLIQQGAVRVDGERFSDPSQKIKPVPGMIIKAGKRKFIRLA